One genomic region from Leptolyngbyaceae cyanobacterium JSC-12 encodes:
- a CDS encoding hypothetical protein (IMG reference gene:2510095070~PFAM: Uncharacterised BCR, COG1649) — protein sequence MRLICSMRRVRSAILSPFEQPLSVSAVQLTWAIAASALTVGWLASLGMVEAARAEFFPPYCQQTLAAIAQKEKLRQEAVKGSKDAQKKYKAMLAQHGERLKKCRNQTWPQNQAIWIRLYPCDVKPGVLDSVLDRIVDRGYNQVYVEAFYNGRVLLPANQNPTPWNSVLTGSGADNEDLLAQAIQKGRERGLKVHAWLFGMNFGASYVRRFDRQQAIARNGFGQTSLDSNLIAGLSTDLGQVNPDEAFIDPYNPQVRQDYSTLIAAIAQRKPDGMLIDYIRYPRGYGAASVASKVQDLWIYGEASQQSLLQRAMNSSGAMLLQRFLAQGGIRVNDLKEVNKQFPKERELLVQGVEPLPLTNPTPQQATKLQSDLWRLSVAHAAQGVIEFVNYATSSVRNQGLSSGLVFFPEGNMTVGQGYDSRLQLWDRFPTSVEWHPMAYGICGNASCIMQQIQQVLSKAPPGTEVKPVLAGIWQQSISNRPPLEVQMQMLRSMAPQIKSVSHFAYSWQEPGSDRDRKACSPR from the coding sequence ATGAGGCTCATCTGTTCTATGAGGCGAGTGCGGTCTGCCATTTTGTCCCCGTTTGAACAGCCGTTATCAGTCTCTGCGGTGCAGTTGACTTGGGCGATCGCTGCCAGCGCGTTAACAGTTGGCTGGTTGGCTTCTTTGGGGATGGTTGAAGCAGCACGGGCAGAGTTTTTCCCGCCTTACTGTCAGCAAACCCTAGCCGCAATTGCTCAGAAAGAAAAGTTGCGACAAGAGGCGGTCAAGGGCAGCAAAGATGCCCAAAAGAAGTACAAAGCCATGCTTGCCCAACATGGAGAACGGTTGAAGAAGTGCCGGAACCAAACCTGGCCGCAAAACCAGGCAATTTGGATTCGGCTTTATCCGTGTGACGTGAAGCCAGGCGTGTTGGACTCAGTGCTGGATCGAATTGTGGATCGGGGCTATAACCAGGTTTATGTCGAAGCGTTCTACAACGGTAGGGTATTGTTGCCTGCCAATCAAAATCCCACCCCCTGGAATTCGGTGCTGACGGGTTCTGGAGCCGATAATGAGGACTTACTGGCGCAAGCCATCCAAAAAGGGCGAGAGCGAGGATTGAAGGTTCATGCCTGGCTATTTGGGATGAACTTTGGTGCAAGTTATGTGCGGCGATTTGACCGACAACAGGCGATCGCTCGCAATGGGTTTGGGCAAACCAGCCTCGACAGCAATCTGATTGCTGGACTCAGCACTGATTTGGGGCAGGTGAACCCAGATGAAGCCTTTATTGACCCCTATAATCCGCAGGTTCGGCAAGATTACAGCACGCTCATTGCTGCGATCGCCCAGCGCAAACCGGATGGCATGTTAATAGACTACATCCGCTACCCACGGGGCTATGGTGCAGCATCCGTTGCCAGCAAAGTTCAGGATTTATGGATTTATGGCGAAGCATCTCAACAAAGTCTGTTGCAGCGTGCTATGAATTCCAGTGGTGCAATGCTTTTGCAACGATTTTTGGCTCAAGGAGGAATTCGAGTCAATGACCTCAAGGAGGTAAACAAACAGTTTCCTAAAGAACGAGAACTACTGGTACAGGGAGTGGAACCTCTACCGTTGACCAATCCGACTCCGCAACAAGCAACTAAACTGCAATCTGACCTGTGGCGTTTATCAGTGGCTCATGCAGCTCAAGGGGTGATTGAGTTTGTGAATTATGCAACCTCCAGTGTCCGCAACCAGGGATTATCCAGTGGGTTGGTCTTTTTCCCAGAAGGCAATATGACGGTTGGACAAGGCTATGACTCCCGACTGCAACTATGGGATCGCTTTCCAACCTCAGTGGAATGGCATCCAATGGCGTATGGTATTTGCGGAAATGCTAGCTGCATCATGCAACAAATTCAGCAAGTATTGAGTAAAGCCCCTCCCGGAACTGAAGTGAAACCAGTTTTGGCAGGTATCTGGCAGCAATCAATTAGCAATCGTCCACCGCTGGAAGTCCAGATGCAGATGTTACGTTCAATGGCTCCTCAAATTAAGAGTGTGAGCCATTTTGCTTATTCCTGGCAAGAGCCAGGGTCAGATCGCGATCGCAAAGCCTGTAGTCCACGCTAG
- a CDS encoding RNA polymerase sigma factor, cyanobacterial RpoD-like family (IMG reference gene:2510095071~PFAM: Sigma-70, region 4; Sigma-70 region 3; Sigma-70 region 2; Sigma-70 factor, region 1.2~TIGRFAM: RNA polymerase sigma factor, sigma-70 family; RNA polymerase sigma factor, cyanobacterial RpoD-like family): protein MFQKISAANKPHVTQLQDDSVHRTVDGFLDALEDAGGNSLVAEESVLDLETLELTDLGGLDDAEIGRGAMSGDDALVDEIASSRSVGYIKTMSDDSVGAFFKEMARYPLLKPDEEVELANQIRYLNEIEELRSQLTQELGRCPSKAELADAVGLTERQLEHQLHRSRVAKRKMIRSNLRLVVSIAKRYINRGVPFLDLIQEGALGLNRATEKFDPDKGYKFSTYAYWWIRQGITRTIANDSRTIRLPVHIVEKLNKLKGAQRDLKRKLNRNPTEAELAEALEVTPEQLQNLQQVHRRSLSLNYRVGKDEDTELVDLLEDAETRSPESQMSETMLRQEIWDVLGNVLTEREKDIISLRYGLSSNKPCTLEEVGGLFNLSRERVRQIQSKAMRKLRRPQVAERLKGWLG from the coding sequence ATGTTTCAAAAGATAAGTGCAGCGAACAAGCCCCATGTGACTCAGCTTCAGGACGATTCCGTTCATCGAACTGTGGATGGGTTTCTCGATGCGTTAGAAGATGCGGGGGGAAACAGCCTTGTGGCAGAAGAATCGGTGTTAGACCTAGAAACGCTAGAGCTGACTGATCTGGGTGGACTCGATGATGCTGAAATCGGTCGAGGGGCAATGTCAGGAGACGATGCTCTGGTAGATGAGATTGCTTCATCCCGGTCGGTTGGCTATATCAAAACCATGTCTGATGATTCGGTTGGTGCTTTCTTTAAGGAGATGGCGCGCTATCCACTGTTGAAGCCTGACGAAGAAGTGGAACTGGCGAATCAGATCCGCTATTTAAATGAGATTGAAGAACTGCGATCGCAGCTGACTCAAGAATTAGGACGCTGCCCCAGCAAAGCCGAACTTGCAGACGCAGTAGGGCTGACTGAGCGTCAACTGGAGCATCAGCTTCATCGCAGCCGGGTGGCAAAACGTAAAATGATTCGTTCGAATCTGCGATTAGTGGTCTCCATTGCTAAACGCTACATTAACCGGGGTGTACCTTTCCTGGATTTGATTCAGGAAGGAGCACTAGGGTTGAATCGAGCCACTGAAAAATTTGACCCAGACAAAGGTTACAAGTTTTCTACCTATGCGTATTGGTGGATTCGTCAGGGAATTACTCGAACAATTGCGAATGATTCCCGCACAATCCGGCTGCCAGTTCACATTGTAGAAAAACTCAACAAGCTGAAAGGCGCACAGCGCGACTTAAAACGCAAGCTCAACCGCAACCCCACCGAGGCAGAACTGGCTGAGGCATTGGAAGTGACCCCGGAGCAACTGCAAAACTTACAGCAGGTTCATCGTCGTTCTCTCTCGCTGAACTATCGGGTAGGAAAAGATGAAGATACGGAACTGGTGGATTTGTTAGAAGATGCTGAAACGAGATCGCCCGAGTCACAGATGAGCGAAACCATGCTGCGGCAGGAGATTTGGGATGTTTTGGGCAACGTCTTAACGGAGCGTGAAAAAGATATCATCAGTCTGCGCTATGGGCTAAGTTCTAATAAACCCTGCACGTTAGAGGAAGTGGGTGGGTTGTTTAACCTTTCCCGTGAGCGAGTCCGCCAGATTCAAAGTAAAGCCATGCGCAAACTGCGCCGTCCTCAAGTGGCAGAACGCTTAAAAGGCTGGTTGGGATAG